The Lycium barbarum isolate Lr01 chromosome 10, ASM1917538v2, whole genome shotgun sequence genome includes a region encoding these proteins:
- the LOC132613708 gene encoding disease resistance protein RPP13-like, whose translation MVDAFVSFAVEKLGNFLIQEVGLRLSIREDVQWLTDELRFMQSFLKDAEEKQSEDQRVQQWVFQINSFANDAVAILETYSFEAGRYSDDGFASRLKACTCICRKETKFRKVGKEIQSLKQRIMDISRKRETYGIRNINNVGEGPNNYRPKNQRSGLRRTTSYMDKQDQIFVGFKDVVERLLAELVKAEPRRTVISIYGMGGLGKTTLAKNLYHSPILTDIFNARAWVCVSQQYNTMDLLKDIIKYIQGRDRETLDLLEKMTITDLEKHLQDLLKEKKYLVVVDDIWQREAWQSLERALPDSNNGSRVIITTRNADVAKRADDNGLPHNLRFLTEEESWDLFCRKLLDVEAMIPAMETLAKEMVGKCGGLPLAIAALSGLLSHKRGLEEWERVKEHLWNSVKNDFIAISDILSLSYNELPTVLKHCFLYFGIFPEDHQIDAKNLMWLWMADGLIPRGEERMEDVAQDFLNELIRRSLVQVVHTFWEEAVTCRIHDLLRDLAIQKALEVNFFEIYGPRKHSISSSCRRHTIHGQGERYLTLDISKLNLRSVTFFDQRGLKLDGIKFRNMFQHLYVLYLDDSVRFTLPDAIGSLYSLRYLSFTGRCGIPSSIGNLKNLLTLQAFNADFCRLPPEIANLVNLRHLVVRYSEPLQHINKLTSLQVLRGIYCDQWRDVNPFDLVNLRELRMNDIKKSYSLNNISSLKSLSTLQLGCELNESFPALEFLSSCQKLQKLWLIGRIEKLPQKLQKLWLFGRMEKLPLSDPFPNSITMMILARSKLMEDPMPILGMLPNLRNLQLFEAYEGKEITCSDNSFSQLEFLHLIELEKLERWDLATSAMPLIKGLRIYSCPNLNKIPQRMKDVEKI comes from the coding sequence ATGGTTGATGCCTTTGTGTCATTTGCAGTTGAAAAACTGGGCAATTTCCTCATACAAGAAGTTGGCTTGCGTTTAAGTATCAGAGAGGATGTGCAGTGGCTGACTGatgagctgcgtttcatgcaatCTTTCCTCAAAGATGCAGAGGAAAAGCAAAGTGAAGATCAAAGAGTGCAACAATGGGTGTTTCAAATCAACTCTTTTGCTAATGACGCTGTCGCTATACTGGAGACTTACAGCTTCGAGGCTGGTAGATATAGTGACGATGGATTTGCAAGTCGTCTGAAGGCTTGCACTTGCATCTGTAGGAAGGAGACCAAATTCCGCAAAGTTGGCAAGGAGATTCAATCACTCAAGCAGCGAATCATGGACATCTCTCGCAAACGAGAGACTTATGGTATTAGAAATATCAATAATGTAGGAGAAGGACCAAATAATTATAGGCCAAAAAATCAGAGATCTGGCTTAAGGAGAACTACCTCCTATATGGATAAGCAGGATCAAATTTTTGTTGGCTTTAAGGATGTTGTAGAAAGATTGCTTGCTGAACTTGTCAAAGCAGAGCCACGCCGAACCGTCATCTCCATTTATGGCATGGGCGGGTTAGGCAAGACTACTCTTGCAAAAAATCTCTACCACTCCCCTATTCTAACAGATATCTTCAATGCACGCGCTTGGGTATGTGTTTCTCAACAGTATAACACCATGGATCTCCTTAAGGATATCATCAAATACATCCAAGGACGTGACAGGGAAACTCTAGATCTGCTGGAAAAGATGACGATCACAGATCTAGAAAAACACCTTCAGGATCTACTGAAAGAGAAAAAATACCTTGTGGTGGTTGATGATATATGGCAGAGAGAAGCATGGCAAAGTCTGGAAAGAGCACTCCCAGATAGCAATAATGGAAGCAGAGTTATTATTACCACGCGCAATGCGGATGTGGCCAAAAGAGCAGATGACAACGGTCTTCCCCATAACCTTCGTTTCCTAACAGAAGAAGAAAGTTGGGACCTCTTTTGCAGGAAACTACTCGACGTTGAGGCAATGATCCCAGCAATGGAAACGCTAGCTAAGGAAATGGTGGGCAAATGTGGAGGCTTACCTCTTGCAATTGCTGCACTAAGCGGGCTTCTTTCACATAAAAGGGGGCTAGAAGAATGGGAAAGGGTGAAGGAACACCTTTGGAACAGTGTGAAAAATGACTTTATTGCAATCTCGGACATACTATCACTGAGCTACAATGAATTGCCAACTGTGCTCAAACACTGTTTTCTTTACTTTGGTATTTTTCCAGAAGATCATCAGATTGATGCTAAAAACCTAATGTGGTTGTGGATGGCTGATGGATTGATACCAAGAGGAGAAGAAAGAATGGAGGATGTAGCTCAAGACTTCCTGAATGAGCTGATAAGGCGAAGCTTGGTTCAAGTGGTACATACATTTTGGGAAGAAGCTGTTACATGTAGGATTCATGATCTACTTCGGGATCTTGCCATACAAAAGGCATTGGAGGTAAACTTCTTTGAAATTTATGGTCCGAGAAAGCATTCCATATCCTCCTCATGTCGCAGACATACCATCCATGGTCAAGGAGAAAGGTACCTCACTCTTGATATTTCCAAATTGAACTTAAGGTCAGTTACATTCTTTGATCAAAGAGGTCTTAAGCTGGATGGGATAAAGTTCCGCAATATGTTCCAACATTTATATGTGCTATACTTGGATGATTCTGTCAGATTTACACTACCAGATGCCATAGGAAGTTTGTACAGCCTCAGATACTTAAGCTTTACAGGTCGTTGTGGTATCCCCTCCTCCATAGGCAACCTCAAGAATTTACTGACACTCCAGGCCTTTAATGCAGACTTCTGCCGACTACCTCCTGAGATAGCTAACCTAGTAAATCTAAGACATTTAGTCGTTCGATATTCAGAACCTCTGCAACATATAAACAAACTCACAAGTCTTCAAGTTCTTAGAGGCATTTATTGTGATCAGTGGCGAGATGTTAACCCTTTTGATTTAGTCAATCTTCGAGAattaagaatgaatgatattaagaaatCTTACTCCCTAAACAACATTAGCAGCTTGAAAAGCCTTAGTACTCTCCAACTGGGGTGTGAACTTAATGAATCATTCCCAGCCCTAGAATTTCTTAGTTCTTGTCAAAAGCTCCAGAAATTGTGGTTAATTGGGAGAATAGAAAAACTGCCTCAAAAGCTCCAGAAATTGTGGTTATTTGGGAGAATGGAAAAACTGCCCCTATCGGACCCATTTCCAAATTCAATCACAATGATGATCCTTGCTAGGTCAAAACTCATGGAAGATCCGATGCCTATTCTGGGAATGTTGCCAAACCTAAGGAATCTCCAATTATTTGAAGCTTATGAAGGAAAAGAAATTACCTGCAGTGATAACAGCTTCAGTCAGCTGGAGTTCCTTCATCTTATTGAACTTGAGAAGCTAGAAAGATGGGATTTAGCCACAAGTGCAATGCCTCTGATTAAAGGTCTTCGTATCTATAGTTGTCCAAATCTAAACAAGATTCCCCAAAGAATGAAAGACGTGGAGAAGATCTGA
- the LOC132613713 gene encoding DNA repair RAD52-like protein 2, chloroplastic isoform X1 codes for MCKLKSYSTRASLLQVKPLDCNSNNNNNSSTGDFTSCQNATSSSSVSNTNYVVQLDKSSSSSITRTLAEILRDLNNIIKADDGDDHYTWYHANQMLSFYAPGWCGEVRNVISADNGSVTVVYRVTIRGSDGEAHRESTGTVSPGNGHSTDLVAAAEKIAFCRACACFGSLSLRMVKQMLQTGQF; via the exons ATGTGCAAACTCAAAAGTTATTCTACTAGAGCATCTTTACTACAAGTCAAACCTTTGGATTGCAAcagtaataacaacaacaacagcagcacTGGTGACTTCACCAGCTGTCAGAACGCCACGTCATCATCATCAGTTTCGAACACGAACTACGTGGTGCAGTTAGATAAGTCTTCTTCATCCAGCATTACTCGTACTTTAGCTGAGATCCTACGTGATCTGAACAATATTATCAAAGCTGATGATGGGGATGATCACTATACCTG GTACCATGCTAACCAGATGTTGAGCTTCTATGCTCCAG GCTGGTGTGGAGAAGTAAGAAATGTCATTTCCGCAGATAATGGAAGTGTGACGGTTGTTTATCGTGTCACCATACGCGGATCAGATGGAGag GCACACCGCGAATCAACTGGGACAGTATCACCAGGCAATGGCCACAGCACAGATCTGGTTGCTGCTGCTGAGAAGATAGCATTTTGCAGAGCATGTGCCTGTTTCGGATCCTTATCATTAAGAATGGTCAAGCAGATGCtacaaactggacagttttga
- the LOC132613709 gene encoding disease resistance protein RPP13-like, with product MVDAFVSYAVQKLGDFLIQEVNLRLSLREEVQWLRNELLSMQSFLKDAEEKQVGDHRVQQWVFDINSVANDAVSILETYSFEAGKGDDDGFASHLKACACICRKEAKFYNVSKETQSLKQRVMDISRKRETYGIRNIDNIAGEGPSNRPNNRSAMVRTLRRTTSYVDDQDQIFVGFQDVIEILLAELLKAEPHRSAISIYGMGGLGKTTLARNLYNSPNIVSRFPTRAWICVSQEYNTMDLLKNVIKSIKGCDRETLDLLEKMTDVTDLERHLRNLLKEKRYLVVVDDVWHREAWESLKRAFPDSKNGSRVIITARKEDVAERADNKGFVHKLRYLNQEESWDLFCKKLLDVQVMVPTMERLAKDMVGKCGGLPLAIAALSGLLSHNRGIEQWERVKAHLWNRVTDDFIAISDILSLSYNDLPTVLKHCFLYFGIFPEDRQIDAENISWLWMADGLIPGEEERMEDVAQDFLNELIRRSLVQVAATHWEEVTECRIHDLLRDLAIQKASEVNFFDIYGPRKHSISFSCRRHTIHGQGERYLTLDFSKLNLRSVTFFDQRGLKLDRIKFRNMFQHLYVLHLENDSDTFTLPDAIGSLYSLRYLSFTGSCDIPSSIGNLKNLLTLRTFDKNFDRVSRLPPEIANLVNLRHLVVPYEEPLQHINKLTSLQVLRGIYCDQWRDVNPVDLVNVRELSMDGIKKSYSLNNISSLKSLSTLKLWCEFNESLPALEFLSSCQKLQKLWLYGRIEKLPPSNPFPNSITMMILARSKLMEDPMPILRMLPNLRNLQLVAAYEGEEITCSDNSFSQLEFLRLEYLEKLERWDLATSAMPLIRGLSIYHCPNLKEIPKRMKDVKRSDI from the coding sequence ATGGTTGATGCCTTTGTGTCATATGCAGTTCAAAAACTGGGGGATTTCCTCATACAGGAAGTTAACCTGCGTTTAAGTCTGAGAGAGGAAGTGCAGTGGCTTCGAAATGAGCTTCTCTCCATGCAGTCTTTCCTCAAAGATGCAGAAGAAAAGCAAGTTGGAGATCATAGAGTTCAACAATGGGTGTTTGATATCAACTCTGTTGCTAATGACGCTGTCAGTATACTAGAGACTTACAGCTTTGAGGCTGGTAAAGGCGATGACGATGGATTTGCTAGTCATCTCAAGGCTTGCGCTTGCATCTGTAGGAAGGAGGCCAAATTCTACAATGTCAGCAAGGAGACCCAATCCCTCAAGCAGCGAGTCATGGATATCTCTCGCAAACGAGAGACTTATGGTATTAGAAATATCGATAATATTGCAGGAGAAGGGCCAAGTAATCGGCCAAACAATCGGTCTGCCATGGTTAGAACACTGAGGAGAACTACCTCCTATGTGGATGATCAAGATCAGATTTTTGTTGGCTTTCAGGATGTTATAGAAATATTGCTAGCTGAACTTCTCAAAGCAGAGCCTCACCGAAGCGCCATCTCCATTTATGGAATGGGCGGACTAGGCAAGACCACTCTTGCGAGAAACCTCTACAATAGTCCTAATATAGTCTCTAGGTTCCCAACACGCGCTTGGATTTGCGTTTCTCAAGAGTATAACACCATGGATCTCCTGAAGAATGTCATCAAATCCATCAAAGGATGTGACAGGGAAACTCTAGATCTGTTGGAAAAGATGACGGACGTGACAGATCTAGAAAGACACCTTCGGAATCTATTGAAAGAGAAAAGATACCTTGTGGTGGTCGATGATGTATGGCATAGAGAAGCTTGGGAAAGTCTGAAAAGAGCATTCCCGGATAGCAAGAATGGCAGCAGAGTTATCATTACCGCGCGGAAGGAGGATGTTGCCGAAAGAGCAGATAACAAAGGTTTTGTCCATAAACTACGTTACCTTAACCAAGAAGAGAGTTGGGACCTCTTTTGCAAGAAACTACTCGATGTTCAGGTAATGGTCCCAACAATGGAAAGGCTAGCTAAGGATATGGTGGGCAAATGTGGAGGCTTACCTCTTGCAATTGCTGCACTAAGCGGGCTTCTTTCACATAATAGGGGGATAGAACAATGGGAAAGGGTGAAGGCACACCTTTGGAACCGTGTGACAGATGACTTCATTGCAATCTCGGACATACTATCACTGAGCTACAATGATTTGCCAACTGTGCTCAAACATTGTTTTCTTTACTTTGGTATTTTTCCAGAAGATCGTCAGATTGATGCTGAAAACATAAGTTGGTTGTGGATGGCCGATGGATTGATACCAGGAGAAGAAGAAAGAATGGAGGATGTAGCTCAAGACTTCCTGAATGAGCTGATAAGGCGAAGCTTGGTTCAAGTGGCAGCTACACATTGGGAAGAAGTTACTGAATGTAGGATTCATGATCTACTTCGGGATCTTGCCATACAAAAGGCATCGGAGGTAAACTTCTTTGACATTTATGGTCCGAGAAAGCATTCCATATCCTTCTCATGTCGCAGACATACCATCCATGGTCAAGGAGAAAGGTACCTAACTCTTGATTTTTCCAAATTGAACTTAAGGTCAGTTACATTTTTTGATCAAAGAGGTCTGAAGCTGGATAGGATAAAGTTCCGCAATATGTTCCAACATTTATATGTGCTACACTTGGAGAATGATTCTGACACATTTACACTACCAGATGCCATAGGAAGTTTGTACAGCCTCAGATACTTAAGCTTTACAGGTAGTTGTGATATCCCCTCCTCCATAGGCAACCTCAAGAATTTACTGACACTCCGCACCTTCGATAAAAACTTTGATAGAGTATCCCGACTACCTCCTGAGATAGCTAACCTAGTAAATCTAAGACATTTAGTCGTTCCATACGAAGAACCTCTGCAACATATAAACAAACTCACAAGTCTTCAAGTTCTTAGAGGCATTTATTGTGATCAGTGGCGAGATGTTAACCCTGTTGATTTAGTCAATGTTCGAGAATTAAGCATGGATGGTATAAAGAAATCTTACTCCCTAAACAACATTAGCAGCTTGAAAAGCCTTAGCACTCTCAAATTGTGGTGTGAATTTAATGAATCATTGCCAGCCCTAGAATTTCTTAGTTCTTGTCAAAAGCTACAGAAATTGTGGTTATATGGGAGAATAGAAAAACTGCCCCCGTCAAACCCATTTCCAAATTCAATCACAATGATGATCCTTGCTAGGTCAAAACTCATGGAAGATCCGATGCCTATTCTGCGAATGTTGCCAAACCTAAGGAATCTCCAATTAGTAGCAGCTTATGAAGGAGAAGAAATTACCTGCAGTGATAACAGCTTCAGTCAACTGGAATTCCTTCGTCTTGAATATCTTGAGAAGCTAGAAAGATGGGATTTAGCCACAAGTGCAATGCCTCTGATTAGAGGTCTGAGTATCTATCATTGTCCAAATCTAAAGGAGATTCCAAAGAGAATGAAAGACGTGAAGAGatctgatatttga
- the LOC132613713 gene encoding uncharacterized protein LOC132613713 isoform X2: MQNGDYNGYYDEKQESCQREAEGYEKLALARQGKSIESMQPKPDNILDEDFLLCGSTATAGGHSMHNADVASSNSYNTATKSDDAFDMFGEGDENIPANPASNGGTPRINWDSITRQWPQHRSGCCC, encoded by the exons ATGCAGAATGGAGATTACA ATGGGTATTATGATGAAAAGCAAGAGAGTTGCCAACGGGAAGCAG AGGGATATGAGAAGTTAGCTCTGGCAAGACAGGGTAAATCCATTGAATCAATGCAGCCTAAGCCCGATAATATCCTCGATGAAGATTTCCTTCTCTGTGGGTCAACTGCTACTGCAGGAGGACATTCTATGCATAATGCAGATGTGGcttcatcaaattcatataaCACAGCTACCAAGAGCGATGATGCATTTGACATGTTTGGTGAAGGCGACGAAAATATTCCAGCTAATCCTGCCTCGAATGGAG GCACACCGCGAATCAACTGGGACAGTATCACCAGGCAATGGCCACAGCACAGATCTGGTTGCTGCTGCTGA